The Haloferax volcanii DS2 DNA segment CACGGGTTAGGAACGCGAATTTTCGCATCCCGTGACGGGTTCCGACCGCGCAAGCACCGCGGGTGCTGGGTTCCGCGCGGAGCGCGTCGGTCCACGCCGGCGGCGAGCGGTAGACGAGTCGTAACGAAACCCTCGGGAGACGAACAACAGTTCGAACCATGTCTCTGACCCCCACGGATGTACCACTGCGGGGAATCGACCCCGACTATCGGGAGGCCGACAGATGAATCTCGGCCAGCTCGGCGTCGGCGTCGTCGTCCTCGTCATCGTCGTGTTCGCGCTCCTCACCGGCGGGGTGAACACGCCCGAGACGCCCGCCCCGGCCGACGACGCCGACAGAAGCATCGGCGCCGACGTGACAGAGCCCGACGCGGACGACGCGCCGCCCGAGGACTCCGACCCCGGAACCGAACAAGAGCCCGTCGTCGCTGACGACGACGGGACCGACGACTCGGGCGACGACGGCACCGCAAACGAGAGCGGAAGCGAGAGCGGGACGTTCGAGACGGTCGAGACCGGCGACGACGACACCGACTCGCCGACGAGGACGACCAGACCGCGTGGCAGTCCGGTCGGCGTCTCGGACTACAATGACGGTGACGGTGACGACGGCTCGTCCGACGACTCGTCTTCGGACGATTCGACCGACGACTCCTCGACTGACGACAGCACCGATGACGCGTCCTCGGACGACTCGACCGACGACGCCGGTGACGACACTGGCGACGACTCGGGCGACGGTTCGAGCGGTGGCGACTCGGGTGACGACATCGGGATGTGTACGGTGTAAACTCTGGACACCGTGGCAACGCGACACCCTCAGTCGACTAGGAGATTGAGGGCGTAGGCGGTCCGGAGCACCGACGCGGCGTCGCCGCGGGGAAACACCAGTTCGTCGGTCTCGCGGACGTGGTCGAGCACGCCCGGCGAGGAGTGCTCGGGAGCCGCCGCGAGCCCGCAGTCGTTTGCTGCTGCCCACCGCATCACGTCGAGGTCGGACTTCGAATCGCCCATCACGAGGACGAACGGGTCGTCCACCCCGAGCACGTCGAGCGCGGCGCGGACGCCCGCCGCCTTGTTCAGGTCGACCGCCGAGAGCTCCGCGGCGTCGGCGTGGTAGTACGCGACCGTCACGCGTTCGAGCGTCTGTGCGACGGGGTCCAGAATCTCCGACTCCGCGTCCGAGTCGGGAAGCGCGTCGCGGGTGTCGAGCACGTCGCGTATCTCCGGGTCGCGCGCCGCGAAGTACGCCCGCGCCCAGTCGGAGCCGGCGGGGTCGTCGGTGAGCGCCTCGCCGAGGAGGTCCAGCAGGTAGACGAGCGCGCCGTCGATGACTTCCTCGGCGTCGTCGCTGCCGGTCTCGAAGTTCGGCTTGAGCGTGACGTTGAACTCGTTTCCCTGCAAGTGGACGCCACCGCGGAGCGCGTCGGGGAGGTCGCGGATGACGCGTCCGCGGACCGATTCGAAGACCGACTGCACCGAGTCGTCGAGCGTCTCGTAGAGGAGGCGCTTCGTGTCCGAGCCGTGACCGGGCGTGAAGACGCCGGTGCCGGCCTCGTAGACGATGCTCACGTTCCCCGAGTGGACGAGTTCGTTGCCGAGTCCCTGAATTGCGAAGCCCTTGACGTTCTCCAAGGTCTGGCCGGTGCAGATGACGATGGGGACGCCCCGCTCGTGGAACTGCGTGAGGAGATGCAGCACCTCGCGGGGAATCTCGTTGTCCGTCTGGCCCGCAGAGCGCAGCGTCTCGTCCACGTCGAGGACGAGCGCGTTCACCGCCCGTCCGTACTTCGTGTAGAGGTCGAGGGCGGTGAACGCCTGGTCCCGCGTCGCGCGCGCGGCGAGTTCCGCGTAGCGGTCGCCGTCCGAAAGCGCCCGGCGAATGCGGTCTTTCTTCCCCGCGAGTTCGTCGTCGACCTGCTGCCAGTGCGACAGCGCCACCGGCGAGCCGAGCGGCGGCAAGAGGTCGACGAAGTCCTGTGCGTCCCGGACCGCGTCCGCGTCGAAGTTCCCGTACAGTCTGTACAGGAGGTCGTACCGCTCCATGACTCGGGGTCGTCACCCAACCGCATTAAAGCCGCGTGAGAGGCGGGTCGCCTCGCGGCGGCTCGTCGGGGCGGGGTCGTCGGTCGGTCGGGGTCGTCCGCGGTCGATCTGCCCCGCAACTCTGATACCGACCGGCCGACGACGTGTGCACATGGCACATTGGACCGACAGCATCGTCGGCGACCGGATGACGGTGGACCGCGAGTTCAACGAGCAGGTGACGAACTCCCGGTTCAACAGTCAGGAGTGGGGGCTCATCATGACGGCGACGGAGTTCGAAATCGAGAACGCGGACGACCCCGAGGCGGCGCGCATCGTCGCCGACACCGAGAAGGTCCCGCAGATTATCCCCGAACTCGACAACATCCGCAGTCAGATGGGCGCGATGGGCGGCGGCGGCGACGACTCGTCGTCCGGCGGCGGCATCGTCGACTCCATCAAGGGCGCGCTCGGGATGGGCGGCGGCGGCAAGAAAGGTGAACAGGAGAAACTGGAGGCCGCGGAACGACTCACCCAAGAGTACGCCGACGCGCTCCAAGACCACCTCGAAAAGAAAGGCAAGTGGAACCAGGTCCGGGTCAGCTACCTCGAATAGCGGGGCACCCCGCCGGCGGGATGGTGCTCCTCGCGGGAGCGCCCGCGCGGTGGCTCGGGGTGTAACGACCCTCCGCAAATCAGTCGGGAGAACGCCCGAGCGTCGATGCCGAGTCGAGTTCAGTACTCGTCGCCGGCGTGGAACAGCGTCCGTTCGCTCGCCTCGTAGATGTTCATCAGTTCGTTGATGAGGTCGTCGTACTCCTCGTCGTCCTCGCGGAGCGCGTCGAGTCTGGCGACCGTCTCGTCGTCGAGGTGAATCTGCGGCATACCTACACCCACGCCGCGTGACGCCTTAAACGACGTGGGGGCGTCGGATTCGACCCCCCCATCCCCGAGAGGGTCGCCGCTGGGGGAGACGTACGAAACGAAAAACCGGCGGTGTGCCGGGTGGAGACGACGGCCGGTGTCGGCCCGCGATGCGGACGCGACGAGCGCTCGACGGTGAACGAGTCACCGTCCGCGCGACGTTACTTGAACAGCGACTGGCCGGCGCTGCCGGAGACCTCGGTCAGGTCGGCGTGCACGTCGGCGATGCGCTCGCGGATGTCGCGACCGGCGACGCGGGGGTCGAACACGTCCTTGTTCGGCGACCAGTCGGTCTCGTTGAAGAACGTGTCGCGAGCGTCCGCGACGCCCTCGGGCGGGACGATGGCGTTCGGTTCCTCGTTGTAGCGGTCGTACGCGGTGCGGGTGTACTCGTACTGGTAGCGGGTGTCCTTGTTGACCTTGCAGATGCCGTGTTTGAGCATCTCTTGCAGTTGGTCGGGCTGGACGCCCGAGGAGCCGTGGAGGACCAGCGGCGTGTCGAGGCCGTGGTCGCGCAGGGCCTGCCGGATGTCGTTGGCGAGGTCCGGACGGAGTTCGAGGTCCTTGCCCTTGGCGACGCCGTGCTGCGTGCCGACGGAGATGGCCAGCAGGTCCGCGCCCGTCTTGTCGACGAACTCGACGGCCTGTTCGGGGTCCGTGTAGAACGCCTCCTCGGCCTCGATTTCGTCCTCGACGCCCTTGATCTGGCCGAGTTCGGCCTCGATGAGCACGTCGGAGCCCGCGGCCTCGACCATCTCGACGACCTCGCGGCTCGTGGCGACGTTCTCGTCGAACGGCTCGTGGGACGCGTCGATCATGATGGACGACGGGATATCGAGTTCGATCTGCTGCTCGATGAACTCGAGGTCCGTCTGGTGGTCCATGTTGAGGAAGACGCCGATGTCGTACCGCTCGGCGATGGTCTCGATGTAATTCCCCATGGCCTTCAGACCCGCGACGGCGTCGCCGTCGCCCGCGAACCGACAGGCCCCGCCGCTCATCTGTAACAGGAGGTCCGAGTCCATCCGGTCGGCCCCCTCCATGAGACCCATCATGATGTTCGGCTCCGCGATGTTACTCGCGATGAGGCCGAATCCTTCGTCGAGCGCCTCGTCGTACACTGTGGCGAGTTCCTCCCCGCCGTAGAACGGCATTATGCGTTCACCTCGGTTTCGACAACGACTGCGAGACTAATAATGTATGGGAAGCGAGTTTCGATTCTGCACGTTTTCGTTTGTTCGCGTTCGAGTTAATTTCCATCGCCCGACAGAGCGCCGCCGCTGGAAGCGAGCGAAAAAACGGAAAAGCCGTCGCGGGAGTTACGAGAACAGCTTCTTCAGGCGGGCGAACAGCCCCTTTTCGGGGTCGCCGCCGCGGCGCACGGGCTCGTCCGACTCCGCGGCGTCGGCGTCGTCGGACGAGTCGTCGGCACCGACGTCGGCGTCCTCGCCGTCGTCACCGCTTCCGAACGTGACCGAACCCGTCTTGCCGGCCTCGGCGAGTTCGACGGCCTTCTGCACGACGGCCTCGGCGTTGTTCACGCCGTCTTTGACCGTCCCCTTGAGGACGAGTTTGCCGTCGAAGCGGTCGCGGCTGACAGACGTGTCCGAGGTGATGATGACCGCGTCCGCCTCGGCGATGGCGTCGGAGGCCAGTTCGTCCTGCGTGCCCATCGCGCCCTGAACCTCGACGTCGATGTCGTGGCCGAGGCGCTCGCCGGCCTGCAAGAGGTTCTCGGCCGCCATCTGGCTGTGTGCGATTCCGGTCGGACAGGATGTGACTGCGACGAGTTTCATTGGTCTAGTGTAAGGATTTCCGCGACTTCAGCCTTCGTGTCGGCCTGGAGGACGCGCTCCGCGAGGTCGCGGGCGTCCGCGGTGTCGGTCTCCGCGACGGCCGCCTTGACCTGCGGCACCGTCACGGCGCTCATGCTCAGTTCGTCGAGGCCGAGCCCGACGAGCAGTTCGGTGAGGTCCGGGTCGCCCGCCATCTCGCCGCACATGCCGACCCAGCAGTCCTCACCTTCGGCCGCCGAGACGGTGGCGTCGATGGCGCGGAGGACCGCCGGCTGCCGGTAGTCTCCGAGCTCAGAAACGCGCTCGTTGCCGCGCTCGGCGGCCATCACGTACTGCGCGAGGTCGTTCGTCCCGATGCTGAAGAAGTCGACGTGCGGCGCGAACTGGTCGGCCATGAACGCCGCGGCGGGCGTCTCGACCATGATGCCGAACTCGGGCAGTTCGTTTGCGACGCCCTCGGCGTCGAGGTCGGCGGCGACCGACTCGAACCGCTCGCGGCCGGCGCGAAGCTCCTCGACCGTCGAGACGAGCGGGAGCATCACCGACAGGTTCGCGCCGTCGGCGCTGGCCGCCGCGCGCAGGAGCGCGCGGACCTGCGTCTCGAAGAGGTCCGCGTCCGGACCGAGCGACCGGCGGATGCCGCGCTCGCCGAGGAACGGGTTCTCCTCGTCCGGCAGGTCGAGATACGGGACCGGCTTGTCGCCGCCGATGTCGAGGGTTCGGACGACAACGCGGCCCCCGTCGAACGATTCGAGCGCCTCGACGTACGCCTCGTACTGCTCGTCTTCGTCCGGCGGCGACTCGCGGTCGAGGAAGAGGAACTCGGTGCGGAACAGGCCGACGCCGTCGGCCCCGCGGTCGACGGCCGGCCCGAGGTCCGCCAGCGTGCCGATGTTGGCGGCGACCTCGATGTCGACGCCGTCTGCGGTCTCGACCGCCTCGTGTCGGATGTCAACGTCGGCGGCGGCCGCGGCGGCCTCCTTGCGCTCGTCGCTCGGGTCGACCACGAGGTCGCCCGACTCGCCGTCGACGACGACCTCGGTGCCGTCCTCGACGGACTGGAGCTCCTCGCCCACGCCGACGATGGCCGGCAGGGCGAGCGAGCGCGCGAAGATGGCCGCGTGGGAGGTGCGGCCGCCCGTCACGGTGACGAAGCCGGCGACGCGCTCCGGGTCGAGTTGCGCCGTGTCGCTCGGCGTGAGCCGCTCCGCGACGACGACGCTCCCCTCCGGCAGCGACGAGAGGTCGACGCGCTCGCCGTCCGAGAGGACGCGCACGAGTCGGTCGCGCACGTCGCGGAGGTCGTCGGCGCGCTCGCCCATGCGACCGCCCATGTTCTCGAACTGCTCGACGAACTCGGTGAACGTCTCCTGAACGGCGTGTTCGGCCGGGAGCCCGCTCTCGATGGCGTCTGAGACGCCGTCGGTTATCTGCGGGTCGTTGAGGAACTGGACGTGCGCGTCGAACACCGCCGCCTCCTCCTCGCCGACGCGTTCTGCGGTCCGCTCGCGCTCGGCTTCGAGTTCGTCTTCGGCGGCCGCGCGGGCGTCCTCGAAGCGGGCCAGTTCGGCCTCCGCGTCCACGTCTACCGGGGCCGGCGGCTCGGGGAGGTCCGCGTCCGGGCGGTACCAGACGACGGTGCCGACGCCCGAAAGCGGTGTCACGCCGATGCCGGAGAGGGTTCGTTCGGTCATAGCTTACTGTTTGGCTTCAGGCGTGGAAAGGATATCCTCTAGGGCGTCGAGTGCCGCTTCCGCGTCGTCGCCCTCGGCGACGAGTCGGACGGACTCGTCGTGGCCGACGCCGAGGCCGGTGACGGCGAGCATGCTGGCGGCGGGGACGAGGTCGTCCTCGTCGGCGCGGCCGAGCTGTACGTCGGCGTCGAACTTGTTTGCGGTCTCGACGAACTTCGAGGCCGGGCGGGCGTGCAGCCCGTCTTCGGGGACGACCGTGACGGTTCGCTCCATCACTCGACCACCTCGGCGAGCACGTCCTGGACGGTCTGTTTGCTCTCGGCTTCGAGGAGCTTCTCGCGCACGTCCTCGTGCATGAGCGACCGCGAGAGGGCGCTCAGAATCTGTAGGTGGTCCTCGCCGCCCGCCGCGGGGACGAGAATCATAAAGAGGAGCTTCGCCGGCTTGTCGTCCATGGCGTCGAAGTCGATGCCCTCGGCCGAGCGCGCGAAGGCGACCGTCGGCTTCGAGACGGCGTCGGTCTTCGCGTGCGGGATGCCGATGCCGAAGCCGACGCCGGTCGTCGCCTCCCCCTCGCGTTCGAGGAGGGCGTCGAGCGCGGCGTCGCGGTCGTCGACGCGACCGGCGTCGACCGCGAGGTCGAGGAGGAACTCGATGGCCCCCTCCTTCGTCGCCGGCGGCTCTTCGAGCGATATCAGTTCGAGCGGTGTGATGGTGCTGATGTCAGTGACGTCCATTGTATTGTGCTTCGTTCGAGTCTGGAAAGATTAGTTCGGTGTGGTCAGTCGTCGGAGCTCTGGGCCGCCATCTTGGCGTCGAAGTTCGGCTTGATGGCCGTCGCGATGACGGCGGTCACGATGGAGCCCAGCAGGATGCACGCGATGAACATGAACGGCTGGTTCGACAGCGGAACCACGAAGATGCCGCCGTGCGGAGCCGGCATGTTCACGCCGAGCGCCATCGAGGCCGCGCCGGCGACGGCGCTGCCCGCGACGACGCTGGGAATGACGCGGGCCGGGTCGGCGGCCGCGTACGGAATCGCGCCCTCGGTAATGAACGAGAAGCCGAGGAGCACGCCGCTCTTGGCGTTCTCGTACATCTCGGCCGCGTACTTCTGCGGCGCGATGAAGTTCGACAGCGCGAGACCGATGGGCGGGACCATCCCCGCAATCATGACCGCGGCCATCGGTGCAGTAACGCCCTCGGAGATGAGGCCGACGGAGAACACGTAGGCGACCTTGTTGATAGGGCCGCCCATGTCGGCCGCCATCATCGCCCCGAGGATGCCCCCGAGGAGAATCGCCTGTCCGCCGCCCTGCATGTTGCTCAGGAACTCGGTGAGTCCCGCGTTCGCGATGGAAATCGGGACGCCCAGCACGAACAGCATGACGGGCGTGAGCACCGCGGTCGTCGCGACCGGGATGAGGAGCACGGGCATCATCGGTGCGATGAACTCGGGCACGTCGCGCTGCTTGAACCAGCGCGCGACGATGCCGGCGAGGAACCCGGCGACGATAGCGCCGAGGTAGCCCGCGCCGGCGGAGCCGCCCTGGAGACCGATGACGTCACCGGCCGCCTGCAGGACGTTACCCTGCTGGATGATGTACGACAGGATGAAGCCCGGTGCGAGGCCCGGACGGTCGGCGATAGCGTACGCGATGTACGCGCCGAGCACCGGAACCATAAGCGTCAGCCCAGCGACGCCGATCTGCGCGAGGAACCAGCCGGCGGTCCCCGTGCTGTTGAACACGTCTTGTACGTTGTTCGAAAGCGAGGCTACCGCGTAGCCCAGCGCAAGGAAGATTCCGCCGATGGTCACGAACGGAATCATGAACGATACCCCGGTCATCAGGTCCTCCTTCACCGAAGTGAGGTAGGACCGAACTGCGTCTTCTGCGTCGTTTGCCATAGTGTTGCCACCCCTACGAAAGAACGTACGCAAATGTGCTCAAAAACCCTTTCGAATATGAACGTTACTGCGTGTTTCGGTCGTTAACAAACGTTCATCCGAGAGTCACCGGGTCCGAACGGTCGTCACCTCGACGTGCGTTTCGTTCGTCAGCACGTCTTCGAGGTCCGGGACGCGGGTCCCGGCGACGCCGACGACGCGGGACGCGGTCAGCACGCCCATTCGGAGCGCGTCGGCGTCCGAGAGGCCGTGTTCGCGCGCGGCGAGGAAGCCGGACATGACGGCGTCGCCCGCGCCGACCGTGTCCACGACCTCCACGTCGAGCGCGGGCGCGGAGAGCACCTCGTCGTCGGTGACGAGGAGCGCGCCGTCCGCGCCGAGCGACGCCAACACGTACTCGAATCCGCGCGCGTGAAGCTCCTCGGCGGCCTCGACGGCGTCGGCTTCGGTCTCGACGGTCCGGCCCGTCGCCGCCGCGAGCTCAGAGCGATTGGGTTTGCAGACGTAGTAGTCGGCGTCCAGTTCCGCGAGGTACTCGCCGCCCATGTCCACCGCGATTTTCCAGTCGCCCGCGCGGGCGAGCCTGTCCACGTCGGAAAGCGACATCCCCGGCGGGAGACTGCCGCCGACGAGCAGCGTGTCGGGCTCGTTCGCCTGCGCGGTCTCGACGAGTTCGTCCACGTCGGCTGCACGAATCTGCGGGCCGTTGTGATTGAGTTTGTACTCGCCGTCGGCCGCGAGCACAGTCGTGTTCAGCCGCGTGTCCGCGTCGACGGTGACGAAGTCCGAGGCGATGCCGTCGGCGTCGAGTCGGTCGCGGACGAACTTCCCGAAGTGGCCGCCGAGAAAGCCCGAGGCGGTCACGTCGGCGTCGAGCGCCGAGGCGTACTTGGCGACGTTGATACCCTTGCCGCCGGCGGTGAACACCGCGTCGTCGGTCCGGTGGACGACGCCGGTCTGAAGCGGTTCGTCGAAGTGAATCGTGTGGTCGACTGCTGGGTTCGGGGTAACTGTGAGAATCATCGTGCGACTCCGTCGACGACGGTGACGCCCGCGCTCTCTATCTCCTCGCGCGAGTCGGCGTCGAGCGTCCCGTCGGTGATAAACAGGTCAATCTCTTCGAGCGATGCGAACTGGACGAAGCTCCGTCGACCGAGCTTCGAGAGGTCCGCGACGAGGACGACCTTCGCGGCCTTCTCGACCATCAGCTCTTTCATCCGCGCCTCGTCCTCGTTCGGAGTCGTGAGGCCGGATTCCACGTCTAAGGCGTTCGTGCCGAGGAACAGCAGGTCGAAGTTCGTCCGCTCCATGAACGACTCCGCGGTCGGTCCCACGAGCGCCTTCGTCCGCCGGCGGAGCGTCCCGCCCGTGAGTTTGACCTCGTTGTCCTCCTCGTTCAGTTCGATGGCGAGCCGCGGCGAGTTGGTGACGCCGAGTATCGTCCCGTCCTTGGGGACCTTGCGGGCCACCTCCATCGTGGTCGTCCCGGCGTCGAAGAACACGACCTGCCCCTCGGCCAGTTCCTCGACCGCGCGGTCCGCGATTGCGCGTTTCCCTTCGAGATTCTGTACTTCCTTCTGGCCGTAGGTCTGCTCGCGCCCGACGGAGGTCACGGGGACGGCCCCGCCGTGCGACCGCTCGATGAGCCCACGGTCTTCGAGTTCGCGCAGGTCACGACGTATCGTCGCCTTCGAGTAGCCGAGATGGTCTGACAGCGACTCGACCGACCGACCGTCCGAGTCGGAGACGAGTTCGACGATACGGCGTT contains these protein-coding regions:
- a CDS encoding HAD family hydrolase, producing the protein MERYDLLYRLYGNFDADAVRDAQDFVDLLPPLGSPVALSHWQQVDDELAGKKDRIRRALSDGDRYAELAARATRDQAFTALDLYTKYGRAVNALVLDVDETLRSAGQTDNEIPREVLHLLTQFHERGVPIVICTGQTLENVKGFAIQGLGNELVHSGNVSIVYEAGTGVFTPGHGSDTKRLLYETLDDSVQSVFESVRGRVIRDLPDALRGGVHLQGNEFNVTLKPNFETGSDDAEEVIDGALVYLLDLLGEALTDDPAGSDWARAYFAARDPEIRDVLDTRDALPDSDAESEILDPVAQTLERVTVAYYHADAAELSAVDLNKAAGVRAALDVLGVDDPFVLVMGDSKSDLDVMRWAAANDCGLAAAPEHSSPGVLDHVRETDELVFPRGDAASVLRTAYALNLLVD
- a CDS encoding DUF5799 family protein, which produces MAHWTDSIVGDRMTVDREFNEQVTNSRFNSQEWGLIMTATEFEIENADDPEAARIVADTEKVPQIIPELDNIRSQMGAMGGGGDDSSSGGGIVDSIKGALGMGGGGKKGEQEKLEAAERLTQEYADALQDHLEKKGKWNQVRVSYLE
- a CDS encoding DUF7557 family protein; the protein is MPQIHLDDETVARLDALREDDEEYDDLINELMNIYEASERTLFHAGDEY
- the fba gene encoding class II fructose-bisphosphate aldolase, translating into MPFYGGEELATVYDEALDEGFGLIASNIAEPNIMMGLMEGADRMDSDLLLQMSGGACRFAGDGDAVAGLKAMGNYIETIAERYDIGVFLNMDHQTDLEFIEQQIELDIPSSIMIDASHEPFDENVATSREVVEMVEAAGSDVLIEAELGQIKGVEDEIEAEEAFYTDPEQAVEFVDKTGADLLAISVGTQHGVAKGKDLELRPDLANDIRQALRDHGLDTPLVLHGSSGVQPDQLQEMLKHGICKVNKDTRYQYEYTRTAYDRYNEEPNAIVPPEGVADARDTFFNETDWSPNKDVFDPRVAGRDIRERIADVHADLTEVSGSAGQSLFK
- the ptfB gene encoding fructose PTS transporter subunit IIB; this translates as MKLVAVTSCPTGIAHSQMAAENLLQAGERLGHDIDVEVQGAMGTQDELASDAIAEADAVIITSDTSVSRDRFDGKLVLKGTVKDGVNNAEAVVQKAVELAEAGKTGSVTFGSGDDGEDADVGADDSSDDADAAESDEPVRRGGDPEKGLFARLKKLFS
- the ptsP gene encoding phosphoenolpyruvate--protein phosphotransferase gives rise to the protein MTERTLSGIGVTPLSGVGTVVWYRPDADLPEPPAPVDVDAEAELARFEDARAAAEDELEAERERTAERVGEEEAAVFDAHVQFLNDPQITDGVSDAIESGLPAEHAVQETFTEFVEQFENMGGRMGERADDLRDVRDRLVRVLSDGERVDLSSLPEGSVVVAERLTPSDTAQLDPERVAGFVTVTGGRTSHAAIFARSLALPAIVGVGEELQSVEDGTEVVVDGESGDLVVDPSDERKEAAAAAADVDIRHEAVETADGVDIEVAANIGTLADLGPAVDRGADGVGLFRTEFLFLDRESPPDEDEQYEAYVEALESFDGGRVVVRTLDIGGDKPVPYLDLPDEENPFLGERGIRRSLGPDADLFETQVRALLRAAASADGANLSVMLPLVSTVEELRAGRERFESVAADLDAEGVANELPEFGIMVETPAAAFMADQFAPHVDFFSIGTNDLAQYVMAAERGNERVSELGDYRQPAVLRAIDATVSAAEGEDCWVGMCGEMAGDPDLTELLVGLGLDELSMSAVTVPQVKAAVAETDTADARDLAERVLQADTKAEVAEILTLDQ
- the ptsH1 gene encoding phosphocarrier protein HPr, with the protein product MERTVTVVPEDGLHARPASKFVETANKFDADVQLGRADEDDLVPAASMLAVTGLGVGHDESVRLVAEGDDAEAALDALEDILSTPEAKQ
- the ptfA gene encoding fructose PTS transporter subunit IIA; translation: MDVTDISTITPLELISLEEPPATKEGAIEFLLDLAVDAGRVDDRDAALDALLEREGEATTGVGFGIGIPHAKTDAVSKPTVAFARSAEGIDFDAMDDKPAKLLFMILVPAAGGEDHLQILSALSRSLMHEDVREKLLEAESKQTVQDVLAEVVE
- the ptfC gene encoding fructose PTS transporter subunit IIC, with amino-acid sequence MANDAEDAVRSYLTSVKEDLMTGVSFMIPFVTIGGIFLALGYAVASLSNNVQDVFNSTGTAGWFLAQIGVAGLTLMVPVLGAYIAYAIADRPGLAPGFILSYIIQQGNVLQAAGDVIGLQGGSAGAGYLGAIVAGFLAGIVARWFKQRDVPEFIAPMMPVLLIPVATTAVLTPVMLFVLGVPISIANAGLTEFLSNMQGGGQAILLGGILGAMMAADMGGPINKVAYVFSVGLISEGVTAPMAAVMIAGMVPPIGLALSNFIAPQKYAAEMYENAKSGVLLGFSFITEGAIPYAAADPARVIPSVVAGSAVAGAASMALGVNMPAPHGGIFVVPLSNQPFMFIACILLGSIVTAVIATAIKPNFDAKMAAQSSDD
- the pfkB gene encoding 1-phosphofructokinase — its product is MILTVTPNPAVDHTIHFDEPLQTGVVHRTDDAVFTAGGKGINVAKYASALDADVTASGFLGGHFGKFVRDRLDADGIASDFVTVDADTRLNTTVLAADGEYKLNHNGPQIRAADVDELVETAQANEPDTLLVGGSLPPGMSLSDVDRLARAGDWKIAVDMGGEYLAELDADYYVCKPNRSELAAATGRTVETEADAVEAAEELHARGFEYVLASLGADGALLVTDDEVLSAPALDVEVVDTVGAGDAVMSGFLAAREHGLSDADALRMGVLTASRVVGVAGTRVPDLEDVLTNETHVEVTTVRTR
- the glpR gene encoding HTH-type transcriptional regulator GlpR; its protein translation is MLPAERKRRIVELVSDSDGRSVESLSDHLGYSKATIRRDLRELEDRGLIERSHGGAVPVTSVGREQTYGQKEVQNLEGKRAIADRAVEELAEGQVVFFDAGTTTMEVARKVPKDGTILGVTNSPRLAIELNEEDNEVKLTGGTLRRRTKALVGPTAESFMERTNFDLLFLGTNALDVESGLTTPNEDEARMKELMVEKAAKVVLVADLSKLGRRSFVQFASLEEIDLFITDGTLDADSREEIESAGVTVVDGVAR